Proteins from one Fragaria vesca subsp. vesca linkage group LG6, FraVesHawaii_1.0, whole genome shotgun sequence genomic window:
- the LOC101301225 gene encoding putative disease resistance protein RGA4-like, which produces MSEALVSFLVEQLGSIFLQQVEQNVRLVVNVKKEVLNLTLNLETIQDVLADAERRQVKEANVRRWLNNLKEVSFEIDDVVDEWSTEILKQQIEKQGENAVVPKKKVCFSIPFRCFCNGQVHQIIFRRDIAVRIKELNEKLALIHEQRKFYNFHRNETEIEQPARLKSFSIVDKSGTFGRDYERNKLVSQLVSENSEGRKKPLVISIVGLGGIGKTTLAQLAYNDDKVKGCFQKRIWVCVSEPLVQIAVAKAILEGLDESVPNSNELETYVQRISNSIEGRKFLLVLDDVWDSDHRKWEPFLTTLLCGASGSRILVTTRIAQVASAMGTTSGNTIHLQELSEETCRSLFYHIAFFDGARKESEKFEDIGNKIVKRCKGLPLAAKTLGSLMRYKNTIEQWVDVLNSKIWELQEFEQQVFQPLLLSYYDLESLSKRCVLYCATFPKDYEIDKDELIELWISQDYLEVKGGNKERKIVGQRCFENLVMLSFFQDFKEDVLGNITRCKMHDIVHDFVQYLTKDECFSMVVKGANERMELPGDEVRHLSLMFAPEGPFPVSFLNCKSLRTLTCFESKLTSIGVELISQLKSLRSLNLSENSILEVPKEIGGLIHLRYLDLSWNSELKELPDSLCDLYNLQTLRLVFCGELVKLPDEEAMRKLTKLKHLYVWRCCRLKSKGIRGLTGLQKLDAFHINGYKGADNEGTSKLEDLKDLHQLEGSLYISHLQSVEDASEAVAACLGEKRLFDLRFGIVEYLEV; this is translated from the exons ATGTCTGAAGCACTTGTTTCCTTCCTTGTAGAGCAGTTGGGTTCCATCTTTCTCCAACAGGTGGAACAAAACGTGAGACTTGTTGTGAATGTCAAAAAAGAAGTACTAAATCTTACCCTCAACCTCGAGACTATTCAAGATGTGCTCGCCGATGCAGAGAGGAGGCAAGTGAAGGAGGCCAACGTCAGACGCTGGCTCAACAATCTCAAAGAAGTGTCGTTCGAGATAGACGATGTGGTGGACGAGTGGAGCACTGAAATCCTGAAACAACAAATCGAGAAACAAGGTGAAAATGCTGTTGTTCCCAAGAAGAAGGTGTGTTTCTCTATTCCCTTCCGTTGTTTTTGCAATGGCCAAGTCCATCAGATCATTTTTCGTCGTGATATTGCTGTGAGGATAAAAGAGCTGAATGAGAAGTTAGCTTTGATTCACGAACAACGAAAATTTTACAATTTCCATCGCAATGAAACAGAAATTGAGCAACCTGCTCGATTGAAAAGTTTTTCTATTGTCGATAAATCTGGGACATTTGGTAGGGACTATGAAAGGAATAAACTAGTGAGCCAGTTGGTGAGTGAGAATAGTGAAGGAAGGAAGAAGCCTCTGGTCATATCTATTGTTGGTTTAGGGGGGATAGGAAAAACCACTCTTGCCCAACTAGCCTATAATGATGACAAGGTAAAGGGTTGTTTTCAAAAAAGAATATGGGTCTGTGTCTCAGAACCCCTTGTACAAATTGCGGTTGCAAAAGCCATCCTTGAGGGTCTTGATGAAAGTGTCCCGAACTCAAATGAGTTAGAAACATATGTTCAACGTATATCTAACTCTATTGAGGGCAGGAAGTTCCTTCTCGTCCTAGACGACGTTTGGGACTCAGATCATAGAAAGTGGGAGCCCTTCTTGACAACATTACTCTGTGGTGCCTCAGGGAGTAGGATTTTAGTTACAACGCGTATAGCGCAAGTTGCTAGTGCAATGGGAACGACTAGCGGTAACACTATCCATTTACAGGAGTTGAGTGAAGAAACTTGTCGGTCATTGTTCTATCATATTGCATTTTTTGATGGTGCAAGAAAAGAGTCTGAAAAGTTTGAAGATATTGGTAATAAAATTGTAAAGAGGTGCAAAGGCTTGCCTCTTGCTGCAAAGACTTTGGGTAGTCTAATGCGGTATAAGAATACAATAGAGCAATGGGTAGATGTTTTGAATAGTAAGATCTGGGAATTACAAGAGTTTGAGCAGCAGGTTTTCCAACCTTTACTACTAAGTTACTATGATTTAGAATCATTGTCCAAACGTTGTGTCTTGTATTGTGCCACGTTTCCTAAAGATTATGAAATTGATAAAGATGAGTTGATTGAGTTGTGGATATCACAAGATTATCTTGAAGTCAAAGGAGGAAACAAAGAGAGAAAAATAGTCGGTCAAAGGTGTTTTGAAAACTTAGTAATGCTGTCTTTCTTTCAAGATTTCAAGGAAGATGTGCTGGGAAATATTACTAGATGTAAGATGCACGATATTGTGCATGACTTTGTGCAATACCTGACCAAGGATGAGTGCTTTAGTATGGTGGTTAAGGGTGCTAATGAGAGAATGGAGTTACCGGGTGATGAGGTCCGTCATTTATCTTTGATGTTTGCACCAGAGGGTCCTTTTCCGGTTTCTTTTCTCAACTGTAAGAGTCTTCGCACTCTCACATGTTTTGAATCGAAACTTACTAGCATCGGGGTAGAGTTGATTTCGCAATTAAAAAGTCTTAGGAGTTTGAATTTGAGTGAGAACTCGATTTTAGAAGTTCCAAAGGAGATTGGTGGATTGATTCATCTGAGATATCTGGACTTGTCGTGGAACTCTGAATTGAAGGAATTGCCTGACAGTTTATGTGATCTATACAATCTGCAAACCTTGCGACTTGTATTCTGCGGTGAACTTGTCAAATTACCAGATGAAGAGGCGATGAGGAAGCTGACCAAGCTAAAGCATCTTTATGTCTGGAGGTGCTGTCGTCTAAAATCAAAAGGGATAAGGGGGTTAACCGGTTTGCAGAAGCTGGATGCGTTTCATATAAATGGTTATAAAGGTGCCGACAATGAAGGGACGTCGAAGTTGGAAGATTTAAAAGACTTGCACCAACTTGAAGGGAGTCTCTACATTTCACACTTGCAGTCGGTGGAAGATGCGAGCGAGGCTGTAGCGGCATGTTTGGGTGAGAAACGTCTTTTTGACCTG AGATTTGGAATCGTTGAGTATCTGGAGGTGTGA